TGGGACCGGCAGCCGATCTACCGGATCGTGGAGGTGTCGCGCGACGCCGAGGGGCGCCTGCGCCGCGAAGGCCGGGTCTGGCACAACGACCTCGAGATGCTGCGCAAGTTCGGCCGCGCCGTCGCCGCCAACACGTCGTCGCACCGGGTCATGATCACCGACTCCCTCGGCGAGGTCATCGAGGAACTGCCGGTCGCACCTCCCGACGCGCGCCACTCGGCCTGGGACACCTGGGGTGGACTCGACGTGCCGCCCGCGCCGCGCCGCAAGCCGAAGGTGGCCAGCACACCGAAGCCCGCGCCCGCGATGCACGGCTGGGCCGACCCGCCCGCCTCCACCCCGGCGCCCGCCGCGGCTGCGGCCACGCCGCCGCGCGACATTCCCAAGCTGCCGATCGACCAGGCCGCCCCGTCCTCGCCCGACGAACCGTTCAACCCGCTGCCCGAACACGAGCAGACGCTGCCCTGACCTTCACGCGCGGCTCACGCGTGCCGCGTGGGTGCCCGCGGCGTCGATGTCGACGTCGCAGCCCCCGGACGTCCCCGGGTGCGGCAGCCGCCGCCCCGCCTGCTGCAGGCGCACGAACAGCGCCCGGTGCGCCACGGCGTCCACCGGCAAGGGGTCGTGGGCCGCGGCGTACGACACCGTCGTGCTGAAGCAACCGCCGTCCCACGCGAACCGCACCGTGGCCCGCCGCCACGCTGGCGCGATCGCCTGCATCGCGACCCGCACCAGCAGCGCCACCTCCTCGGCCAGCGCGTCCTCCCGCTCCGTCATCCGCGTCCCCTCTTGCACTTCGATGGAATTCAGCTTAAAACCTCAAGCAAACTTGAGGTCAAGGCAATCCCCCATGGGCAAACTGGATCCGGCGGACATCGGCAAGACCCTCACCGTGGGGCAACTCGCCGAGCGCAGCGGCGTCGCGGTGTCGGCGCTGCATTTCTACGAATCGAAGGGGCTGATCCACAGCCACCGCAACGCGGGCAACCAGCGGCGCTACGCGCGCGAGGTGCTGCGCCGGGTCGCGATCATCAAGGTGGCCCAGCGCGTGGGCGTGCCGCTGGCCGCCATCGGCGAGGCACTGAAGGCGCTGCCCGAAAGCCGCACGCCCACCGTGGCGGACTGGTCGCGCCTGTCGGCCCGCTGGCACGCCGACCTCACCGAACGCATCGAACAGCTGACCCGGCTGCGCGACCAACTCGACGGGTGCATCGGGTGCGGGTGCCTCTCGGTCAGCGCGTGTCCGCTGCGCAATCCGCTGGACGAGCTGTCGGAGCGCGGGCCGGGGCCGCAATTGCTCGACCGCGGCGGCTGCGGCTGATCCGTCAAACGCCGGCTCACACGCCGGCTGCGCACCATGGGGCTCCCTTCACCCGAAACCACTGACAGGAGTTCACCATGCCCAAGTACGTCATCGAACGCAACATCCCGCGCCTCGGCGCCCTCAGCCCGGCCGAACTGCAGGCCGCCTCCCGCCGCTCGAACGGCGTGCTGCGCGACCTGGGACCGCAGGTCCAGTGGGTCCAGAGCTTCGTGACCGGCGACAAGATGTACTGCGTCTACAACGCCGCCGATGAAGAGGTCGTGCGCGAGCACGCCCGCCGCGGCGGCTTCCCGGCCGACAGCGTGGCGCGGGTCGTCACGATGATCGACCCCACCACGGCCGAGGCCTGAGGCCCCTCCCCCGGGGGCATCGTCCTCCGGGGACTCCCATGCCACACTCGCGCCCATGAGCGTTTCGCTGCACCTGCTGGGTCCTCCACGCATCGAACGCGGCGACGGACAACCGGTCGCGCTGCGCGGCCGCAAGGCCTGGGCGCTGCTCGCCTACCTGGCCCTGCGCCCGGCCGGCGCCAGCCGCAGCCACCTCGCGGGCCTGCTCTTCGCCGACGCCGAGGATCCGCTCGCGGCACTCCGCTGGAACCTGCGCGAGCTGCGCCGCGGCCTCGGCGACGAGGTGCTGCGCGGCGATCCCCTCACCCTGCCTCGCGACGTGCTCGCACTCGTGGACGTCGACGTGGTCGCGCACGGCCACTGGCGCGAGGCGCTCGACCTGCCCGGCCTCGGCGGCGAACTGCTCGAAGGCCTGGCGTTCAGCGGGAGCCCGTCGTTCGAAGTCTGGCTCGATGGACAACGCCGTCATGCCGCGTCGCTGACGACGGCCCTGCTGCGCGAAGCCGCGCTCGCACGGCTGGCGGAAGGCGCCGCGGCCGACGCCGCGACCCTCGCGCGCCGCCTCGTCGCCCTCGAACCGCTCGACGAGAACTTCCAGGTGCTGCTCGTGCGCTGCCTGGGCGCCGCCGGCGACGGCATCGCTGCCGCCCGCCAGGCGGCGGCCTGCCGCGCCCTCTTCGACCGCGAACTCGGCATCGCCCCCGGCCCCGCGCTGGACGACGCGCTCGCGACGGCGACGTCGCGGCCCACACAGGCACCGGCCGTCGGCCGTGGCGCCGTGCTCGCGCAACTCGAAGCCGGCGAGGCCGCGCTGCGTGCCGGGGTGCTCGAACCCGGCCTGCAATGCCTGCGCCGCGCCATGGCCGATGCCGATGCCCTCGGCGACGTGCCCCTGCGCAAGCGCACCCGCGTGGCGCTGGGCGGCGCCCTCGTGCACGCCGCACGCGGACGCGACGAGGAAGGCGCGGCCGCGTTGCACGAGGCGCTGGGCATCGGCAATGGAGACGCGCCCGCAACGGACGCCGCCGCCTGCCGCGAGCTGGGCTACGTCGAGTTCCTGGCCGGGCGCTACGAACGTGCATCGACCTGGCTGATGCGCGCGGAGCCGCTCGCCGAAGGCGAGCCCGCCGAACTGGCGCGCATCGCCACCGTCCATGGCGCCGTGCTGTCCGACCAGGCGCGCTACGGCGATTCCCTCGTGCAACTGCGCCTCGCTGCCGACCTCGCCCGCCAGGCCGGCGAACGCCGCCAGACCCTGTACGCCGAATCCATGACCGGCCGCGTCCTGCTCCTCACCGGCGACCACGGCGCCGCCGAGCCCCTGCTCGAACGCACGGTGACCCAGGCGAGGCAATCGTGGACGGCCTTCCTACCGTGGCCCCAGGCCCTCGCGGCGGAACTCCAGCTGCAACGCGGGTGCACGGACGAAGCCGCCGCCCAGTTCGAAGAGGCCTTCGCACTCGGCTGCCACCTTGGTGATCCGTGCTGGGAAGGTCTGGCCGGCCGCGGCCTCGGACTGGTGGCGGCCACCCGGGGCGAACCCGAGCGGGCCCGCACCCTGCTGCTCGATGCGATCCGGCGCTGCATGCGCTTCCCGGACACCTACCTCTGGGCCCGCGTCCACGCCCTCGAATCCCTCTGCGGGTTGGCGGTCGCCCAGGCCTGGCCGGAGGCCCACGCATGGGTGGACGAGCTGCTCGTGCTGTCACAGCGCAGCGGCATGCAGGAACTGGCTGCCAGGGCGCACCTGCACAGCGGGCACCTGGGCCGGCGTGCGGCACTGGCCGTGGCCGCCGAGCTGGCGCGCGGCATCGACAATCCGTCGCTGGCACGTTTCGTCGACACGGCGTGGGCGGAGTTCACGCAAGGTCCCGGTGCGAGTCCGACGCCGGACTGAGCCCGCCCTCCTCCCTGGGACTGCGGGTGCTGGCTCAACGACAGGGAATCCCCGCCAGCGTCAGCCGGATGCGCAGCGGCCGGCTCGACGCGTCACGGGACGTCCAGTCCAGCGCGCCGCGCAGGTCGTCGATCACACGGCCGTACGATGCGCCCCACTCGCTGGCGGGCCGCTGTACCCACTCCGACTTCGCGTGCTCCAGCACGGCGCAGATGTGCTCGGCGTGCCGCCGCCGCACCGTGGCATGGTCGCCACTTTCCATGAGCCATTCGAGGCAATAGCTGCGGGTCGTGTTCATGAGGCGGTAGATGACGCGTTCACCATCGATCTCGGCGGAGATCAGCGACTTGTCCACCAGCAGGGCCAGGTTGGCCATGGCCTCGGTGCGCGTCGTGGCGCTCACGGCCCGCGCACCCTCGGCGTCGAAGGCCCCGGGGAATACGGCCAGGGCTCGCAGGAACGCCGCCTCCGCGGGCGACAACAGGCCGAAGCTCCACGCGATGGCCGCCGCCAGGGTTCGGTGACGCTCCGGCCCCGCCCGCCGTTCGGCAAGGATGGAGAACCGGTCGTTCAACGCGGCGAGCAGTCCGGCCACCCCGAACACGTCGACGCGGGTCGCGGCCAGCTCGATCGCGAGCACCATGCCGTCGAGGCGGCGGCAGATGTCGCCCACGAGGCGCGCGTCGGCATCGGACAACCGGAAGTTCTCGACGCGCTCGCTGGCGCGCTCGACGAACACCTGGATGGCCG
This genomic stretch from Piscinibacter gummiphilus harbors:
- the soxR gene encoding redox-sensitive transcriptional activator SoxR; translation: MGKLDPADIGKTLTVGQLAERSGVAVSALHFYESKGLIHSHRNAGNQRRYAREVLRRVAIIKVAQRVGVPLAAIGEALKALPESRTPTVADWSRLSARWHADLTERIEQLTRLRDQLDGCIGCGCLSVSACPLRNPLDELSERGPGPQLLDRGGCG
- a CDS encoding DUF4242 domain-containing protein, giving the protein MPKYVIERNIPRLGALSPAELQAASRRSNGVLRDLGPQVQWVQSFVTGDKMYCVYNAADEEVVREHARRGGFPADSVARVVTMIDPTTAEA
- a CDS encoding BTAD domain-containing putative transcriptional regulator, with the translated sequence MSVSLHLLGPPRIERGDGQPVALRGRKAWALLAYLALRPAGASRSHLAGLLFADAEDPLAALRWNLRELRRGLGDEVLRGDPLTLPRDVLALVDVDVVAHGHWREALDLPGLGGELLEGLAFSGSPSFEVWLDGQRRHAASLTTALLREAALARLAEGAAADAATLARRLVALEPLDENFQVLLVRCLGAAGDGIAAARQAAACRALFDRELGIAPGPALDDALATATSRPTQAPAVGRGAVLAQLEAGEAALRAGVLEPGLQCLRRAMADADALGDVPLRKRTRVALGGALVHAARGRDEEGAAALHEALGIGNGDAPATDAAACRELGYVEFLAGRYERASTWLMRAEPLAEGEPAELARIATVHGAVLSDQARYGDSLVQLRLAADLARQAGERRQTLYAESMTGRVLLLTGDHGAAEPLLERTVTQARQSWTAFLPWPQALAAELQLQRGCTDEAAAQFEEAFALGCHLGDPCWEGLAGRGLGLVAATRGEPERARTLLLDAIRRCMRFPDTYLWARVHALESLCGLAVAQAWPEAHAWVDELLVLSQRSGMQELAARAHLHSGHLGRRAALAVAAELARGIDNPSLARFVDTAWAEFTQGPGASPTPD